In the genome of Leptospira broomii serovar Hurstbridge str. 5399, the window CTAATTTGTTGACTCCTTCTAGGAGTTTGCGTCTCGCTGTTTCGTCGTATTCGATAACTTTAGCCATTTTAATTTCCTCCTACGGATTACTTCTTCACGACTGCAAGAATATCGCTTTCACGAATGATAAGGTATTCTTTGCCTTCGGATTTGATCTCGGTTCCGGAGTACTTTCCATAAAGAACTACGTCTCCGGATTTAACTTCGAGAGGTACGAGCTTGCCGTCTTCGTAACGGCCGCTTCCAACCTCGATTACTTTTCCTTCTTGGGGTTTTTCTTTCGCGGTGTCGGGAACAAAGATGCTACCGATTTTTTCTTCGGCTTCTTGTTTCGGTTCGACTAGCACGCGGTCGCCTAGTGGTTTAATTGCCATAGACTTTTCTCCTTTGAGATTTAAAATAATTCCTTAGCACTTTGATTAGTAGAGTGCTTGGCCTTCCTTTTAGGAAAAACTAGGATACGGGAAGGCGTCAAGCACTTTCGGATA includes:
- the groES gene encoding co-chaperone GroES is translated as MAIKPLGDRVLVEPKQEAEEKIGSIFVPDTAKEKPQEGKVIEVGSGRYEDGKLVPLEVKSGDVVLYGKYSGTEIKSEGKEYLIIRESDILAVVKK